A single region of the Corallococcus silvisoli genome encodes:
- a CDS encoding putative Ig domain-containing protein translates to MPLSRIVAALLALVLVACPSASPPVPPPVGGPSGDGGVTDGGPSDDGGVRDGGPSGDGGPSGDGGPSGDGGITDGGPSGDGGSNITELGIAPQGLTPAEVGLPYRAVLMASGGEAPYTWRVTLGAPVEGLTLTSDGALSGTPRFAGSGGFTVEVLDARGARVEGAVSLQVTGTVFAALPDAYVSEPYGWTFRIPNGTPSQRWSLGPQPAPSGLRLDASGSLSGTPTSPGLYDFTVGVQDSGRTASWTHGLSVFTPPAIALLSLPEATEARPYSVTLSATGGRAPFAWSVTSGSLPSGLSLSTAGVLSGTPKSEGAAFTLTATDVNGRTASRELVLSVISSTLEVKTVGLVDGRVGEPYAATLAASGARPPLTWSFTGTLAAGLTLAADGALSGTPTAAGSVSLTVTVRDADGRTASRQLPLTVLPPPSLFTVGHWNLEWFGAPNQGPAHSTSDGGVPDDLQVAGARDVIGAASAQVWGLVEMVDTVDFNTLKAGLPGYSGFLANNSTYVLSGTSMYSAGEQKPGILYDSTLTYRSAQIILTAQAADFGGRPPLRVDFTTRIHGEDAPLVVIVVHMKAFEDLTSYGQRQRSAVALKGYLDQWLPEARVLVIGDWNDDLDHSISVQNGVALATPYANFLDDPTHYTFLTRVLTDANIRTTTEYNDVIDHTLVTDEVAVEAVPGTVQVLRPDATIPDYAHTVSDHYPVLTRYDFSGPPGPRVRLTSPLSGTFLAGETLTFAWHAMGMDTVRLEASYDGGEQWSVVVPSMRADAGRYVWTVPDRESATVRVRVVDTASASRFDMSPGAIWFTRAQPRVIINEVLANEPALPGGTAHEFVEVYNAGPAPVDLSGWSLWDAMASRHVFAAGTVVPPGRAMVVFGGTAGFTPGTPNTVAASSGTLSLNNTSDSVQLKRVDGGIVDFLSYSSTVDAVSINRSPDLTPDAGFVLHTTLPPGLPSSPGRRADGGAF, encoded by the coding sequence ATGCCCCTGTCTCGCATCGTCGCCGCGCTGCTCGCCCTCGTCCTCGTCGCCTGTCCCAGCGCCTCTCCGCCAGTGCCGCCTCCAGTTGGCGGCCCGTCTGGCGATGGCGGCGTCACCGATGGCGGCCCGTCTGACGATGGCGGCGTCAGGGATGGCGGCCCGTCTGGCGATGGCGGCCCGTCTGGCGATGGCGGCCCGTCTGGCGATGGCGGCATCACGGACGGCGGCCCGTCTGGCGACGGCGGCAGCAACATCACCGAGTTGGGAATCGCGCCCCAGGGCCTGACTCCGGCCGAGGTGGGCCTGCCCTACCGCGCCGTGCTGATGGCTTCCGGTGGAGAGGCGCCCTATACGTGGCGGGTGACGCTGGGCGCGCCCGTGGAAGGGCTCACGCTCACCTCCGATGGCGCGCTGAGCGGCACGCCCCGCTTCGCCGGCTCCGGCGGCTTCACCGTCGAGGTGCTGGACGCCCGGGGCGCCCGCGTCGAGGGAGCGGTGTCCCTCCAGGTGACAGGCACCGTGTTCGCCGCGCTGCCGGACGCCTACGTCTCCGAACCCTATGGCTGGACCTTCCGCATCCCGAACGGAACGCCCTCCCAACGCTGGAGCCTGGGCCCCCAGCCCGCGCCCTCGGGTCTGCGACTCGACGCCAGCGGGAGCCTGTCCGGGACGCCCACGTCGCCGGGGCTGTATGACTTCACGGTGGGCGTCCAGGACTCGGGCCGCACGGCCTCGTGGACGCATGGCCTGTCTGTCTTCACGCCGCCCGCCATCGCCCTGCTCTCCCTGCCGGAGGCCACCGAAGCCCGGCCCTACAGCGTCACGCTGTCCGCCACCGGAGGCCGGGCCCCGTTCGCGTGGTCCGTGACCTCGGGCTCGCTGCCCTCGGGCCTCAGCCTGTCGACTGCGGGCGTCCTGTCGGGCACTCCCAAGAGCGAGGGCGCGGCCTTCACCCTCACCGCCACCGACGTGAACGGCCGCACGGCCTCGCGCGAGCTCGTCCTGTCCGTCATCTCCAGCACCCTCGAGGTGAAGACCGTGGGGCTCGTGGACGGACGCGTGGGAGAGCCCTACGCCGCGACGCTCGCCGCGTCCGGGGCGCGCCCGCCGCTCACCTGGAGCTTCACCGGCACGCTGGCCGCGGGACTGACGCTCGCGGCGGATGGCGCCCTCTCCGGCACGCCCACCGCAGCGGGAAGCGTGAGCCTCACCGTCACCGTGCGCGACGCGGACGGCAGGACGGCGTCACGCCAGCTGCCCCTGACGGTGCTGCCACCCCCGAGCCTGTTCACCGTGGGCCACTGGAACCTGGAGTGGTTCGGAGCACCCAACCAGGGCCCGGCGCACTCCACCTCCGACGGCGGCGTGCCCGACGACCTCCAGGTCGCGGGGGCCCGGGACGTCATCGGCGCCGCGAGCGCCCAGGTGTGGGGCCTGGTGGAGATGGTGGACACCGTGGACTTCAACACGCTCAAGGCGGGGCTGCCCGGCTACAGCGGCTTCCTCGCCAACAACTCCACCTACGTCCTCAGCGGCACGTCGATGTACTCCGCCGGCGAGCAGAAGCCGGGCATCCTCTACGACAGCACGCTCACGTACCGGAGCGCGCAGATCATCCTCACCGCGCAGGCCGCGGACTTCGGAGGACGCCCGCCCCTGCGCGTGGACTTCACCACCCGCATCCACGGCGAGGACGCGCCGCTGGTGGTCATCGTCGTGCACATGAAGGCCTTCGAGGACCTGACGTCCTACGGGCAGCGCCAGCGGTCCGCGGTGGCGCTCAAGGGCTACCTGGACCAGTGGCTGCCCGAGGCACGCGTGCTCGTCATCGGCGACTGGAATGACGACCTGGACCACTCCATCTCCGTGCAGAACGGCGTCGCGCTGGCCACCCCGTACGCGAACTTCCTCGACGACCCCACGCACTACACGTTCCTCACCCGGGTGCTGACGGACGCCAACATCCGCACCACCACGGAGTACAACGACGTCATCGACCACACGCTCGTCACCGACGAGGTGGCCGTGGAGGCCGTGCCCGGCACCGTCCAGGTGCTCCGCCCCGACGCGACGATCCCCGACTACGCGCACACCGTCAGCGACCACTACCCCGTGCTCACCCGCTACGACTTCAGCGGCCCCCCGGGTCCGCGCGTGCGGCTCACCTCGCCCCTGAGCGGCACCTTCCTCGCGGGTGAGACGCTCACGTTCGCGTGGCACGCCATGGGCATGGACACCGTGCGCCTGGAGGCCTCGTATGACGGCGGTGAACAGTGGAGCGTCGTGGTCCCCTCGATGCGCGCGGACGCGGGCAGGTACGTGTGGACCGTGCCCGACAGGGAGAGCGCCACGGTGCGCGTGCGCGTGGTGGACACGGCGAGCGCGTCGCGCTTCGACATGAGCCCTGGCGCCATCTGGTTCACGCGCGCCCAGCCCCGGGTGATCATCAACGAGGTGCTGGCCAACGAGCCCGCGCTCCCGGGCGGCACCGCGCACGAGTTCGTGGAGGTCTACAACGCGGGCCCCGCGCCCGTGGACCTGTCTGGCTGGAGCCTCTGGGACGCCATGGCCTCCCGGCACGTCTTCGCCGCGGGCACCGTGGTTCCGCCAGGCCGGGCGATGGTGGTCTTCGGTGGGACCGCGGGCTTCACGCCCGGCACGCCCAACACCGTCGCGGCCTCCAGTGGCACGCTGAGCCTCAACAACACCTCGGACAGCGTGCAGCTCAAGCGCGTCGACGGCGGCATCGTGGACTTCCTCTCGTACTCCAGCACCGTGGACGCCGTGTCCATCAACCGCTCGCCGGACCTGACGCCGGACGCGGGCTTCGTGCTGCACACCACGTTGCCTCCGGGGCTCCCGTCCTCGCCGGGCCGGCGCGCGGATGGCGGCGCCTTCTGA
- a CDS encoding IgA Peptidase M64 yields MRASLLLLLLTASTALAAPRTFRVDYFHTGNATEERFSLERLVVEPLPWPGHPARALDETNLGKYFFEVRDRKTNRLLYSRGFASIFGEWELTDEAKQGHRTFSESLRFPTPDRPVQVILKKRDAQNAFREIWSLVVDPRDPFVDPSSPPAPGPLLKLVDSGPSQDKVDFLILGDGYTEAERPKFEKDARRMVEILFSYSPFKERKGDFNVWGLMPKASESGISRPSTGIHRRPPLGSTYDAFGAERYILTFDNAALRDTAAHAPYEFVEILANGNTYGGGGIHNLFGTVAADSLWAPYVFVHEFGHHFAGLADEYYTSASVYGSAPEERVEPWEKNVTALHDPAQLKWKDLVTPGTPIPTPWNQAAYDAHALEVQQRRQKIRAERKPEAEMDALFTSQRDWEEKFLGTQKVSGKVGAFEGAHYESRGYFRPQTDCVMFTRDRVPFCAVCQHAISEIIDLYAGPSTPQSRKTP; encoded by the coding sequence ATGCGCGCTTCCCTCCTCTTGCTGCTGCTCACGGCGAGCACCGCCCTCGCCGCGCCCCGGACGTTCCGCGTCGACTACTTCCACACCGGCAACGCCACCGAGGAGCGCTTCAGCCTGGAGCGGCTCGTGGTGGAGCCCCTGCCCTGGCCGGGCCACCCTGCCCGGGCGCTCGACGAGACGAACCTGGGCAAGTACTTCTTCGAGGTGCGGGACCGGAAGACGAACCGGCTCCTGTACTCGCGCGGCTTCGCCTCCATCTTCGGCGAGTGGGAGCTCACCGACGAAGCGAAGCAGGGCCACCGCACCTTCAGTGAATCGCTGCGCTTCCCCACGCCGGACCGCCCCGTCCAGGTCATCCTGAAGAAGCGCGACGCCCAGAACGCCTTCCGCGAAATCTGGTCGCTGGTGGTGGATCCGAGGGATCCGTTCGTCGACCCGTCCTCGCCGCCCGCGCCGGGCCCGCTGCTCAAGCTCGTGGACAGCGGCCCCTCGCAGGACAAGGTGGACTTCCTCATCCTGGGAGACGGCTACACGGAGGCGGAGCGCCCCAAGTTCGAGAAGGACGCGCGGCGCATGGTGGAGATCCTCTTCAGCTACTCCCCCTTCAAGGAGCGCAAGGGGGACTTCAACGTCTGGGGGCTGATGCCGAAGGCCTCCGAGTCCGGCATCTCGCGGCCCTCCACCGGCATCCACCGCCGCCCGCCCCTGGGCTCCACCTACGACGCGTTCGGCGCCGAGCGCTACATCCTCACCTTCGACAATGCCGCGCTGCGCGACACCGCCGCCCACGCGCCCTATGAGTTCGTCGAAATCCTGGCCAACGGCAACACCTACGGCGGCGGCGGCATCCACAACCTCTTCGGCACCGTGGCCGCCGACAGCCTCTGGGCCCCCTACGTCTTCGTCCACGAGTTCGGCCACCACTTCGCGGGCCTAGCGGACGAGTACTACACCTCCGCGTCCGTCTACGGCTCCGCGCCCGAGGAGCGGGTGGAGCCGTGGGAGAAGAACGTCACCGCGCTCCACGACCCCGCCCAGCTCAAGTGGAAGGACCTCGTCACCCCGGGCACCCCCATCCCCACGCCGTGGAACCAGGCCGCCTATGACGCGCACGCACTCGAGGTGCAGCAGCGCCGGCAGAAGATTCGCGCGGAGCGCAAACCCGAGGCGGAGATGGACGCGCTGTTCACCTCGCAGCGGGACTGGGAGGAGAAGTTCCTGGGCACGCAGAAGGTCTCCGGGAAGGTGGGCGCCTTCGAGGGCGCGCACTACGAATCACGCGGCTACTTCCGTCCCCAGACGGACTGCGTGATGTTCACCCGCGACCGCGTTCCCTTCTGTGCCGTGTGCCAGCACGCCATCAGTGAAATCATCGACCTCTACGCGGGTCCTTCCACCCCCCAGTCGCGAAAGACTCCCTGA
- a CDS encoding PEGA domain-containing protein, translating to MPFRPKPSAFALLLCLLCATAARAAPHRMVVSSGDCRDAELNGQSKAFYDALRARPEQRVLGVPEFAERLFPAPSRSFEDLQRQLDAAQDQFYEGRNARATQQLDDALRDIRRLPPGEPRWRLFAHAQLLHGLNHRATGKTKDSDAAFLQVLRLQPKYQLDPDQYAPSIRQAFEKLRRELARAPKVKLSLKSTLPASDVYLEGLGVGQTPLALELPAGAYELSMVKGDAVSFPRQVQAQGADTPLLVDLAYEGSVTAAPFPCLSATDGNEERTWSHAVRLGGTLGVEEVIVVRLERPSSGPKWFAATVLNVEGGQKLREGGFKTQGLDAPGEALSALVDFVTTGRSPSNLVVMNNANGKAPWDAGGARSTAASGGPDLTAPHLLSEGEVSAAQAPPRTGLRTASYVALGAGVAALGGAGVVRLLAQKDLDGLEARRAANGGQLLRSDAQAVALRGALVNKSHLMTGLLAGGGAAVVTGAVLFLVSSPAKAPPAVTLGVAADGTGAQANISGSF from the coding sequence ATGCCCTTCCGTCCGAAGCCCTCCGCGTTCGCGCTGCTGCTGTGCCTGCTGTGCGCCACCGCCGCCCGGGCCGCCCCCCATCGCATGGTGGTCTCCAGCGGGGACTGCCGGGACGCGGAGCTGAATGGCCAGTCCAAGGCCTTCTATGACGCCCTGCGCGCCCGCCCCGAGCAGCGCGTGCTGGGCGTCCCCGAGTTCGCCGAGCGGCTCTTCCCCGCGCCCTCGCGCTCCTTCGAGGACCTCCAGCGCCAGCTCGACGCCGCGCAGGACCAGTTCTACGAGGGCCGCAACGCCCGCGCGACGCAGCAGTTGGACGACGCCCTGCGCGACATCCGGCGCCTGCCGCCCGGCGAGCCGCGCTGGAGGCTCTTCGCCCACGCGCAGCTGCTGCACGGGCTCAACCACCGGGCGACGGGGAAGACGAAGGACAGCGACGCGGCCTTCCTCCAGGTGCTCCGGCTCCAGCCGAAGTACCAGCTGGACCCGGACCAGTACGCCCCCTCCATCCGGCAGGCCTTCGAGAAGCTGCGCCGCGAGCTGGCCCGGGCCCCCAAGGTGAAGCTGTCGCTCAAGTCCACGCTGCCCGCGTCGGACGTGTACCTGGAGGGCCTGGGCGTCGGGCAGACGCCGCTCGCGCTGGAGCTGCCCGCCGGGGCCTATGAGCTGTCCATGGTGAAGGGGGACGCGGTGAGCTTCCCCCGGCAGGTGCAGGCGCAGGGGGCGGACACGCCGCTCCTGGTGGACCTGGCCTACGAGGGTTCGGTGACGGCCGCGCCCTTCCCGTGCCTCAGCGCCACGGACGGCAACGAGGAGCGCACGTGGAGCCACGCGGTGCGCCTGGGCGGCACGCTGGGGGTGGAGGAGGTCATCGTCGTGCGGCTGGAGCGCCCCAGCAGCGGCCCCAAGTGGTTCGCCGCCACGGTGCTCAACGTCGAGGGTGGGCAGAAGCTGCGCGAGGGCGGCTTCAAGACGCAGGGCCTGGACGCGCCGGGGGAGGCGCTCTCCGCGCTGGTGGACTTCGTCACCACGGGGCGCTCGCCCTCCAACCTCGTGGTGATGAACAACGCCAACGGCAAGGCCCCGTGGGACGCGGGAGGCGCCCGGAGCACGGCGGCCTCCGGAGGCCCGGACCTCACCGCGCCCCACCTCCTGTCGGAAGGAGAGGTGTCCGCCGCCCAGGCCCCGCCCAGGACGGGCCTGCGCACGGCGTCGTACGTCGCGCTGGGCGCGGGCGTGGCGGCCCTGGGCGGCGCGGGCGTCGTCCGGCTCCTGGCCCAGAAGGACCTGGACGGCCTGGAGGCCCGCCGCGCGGCCAATGGCGGCCAGCTGTTGCGCTCTGACGCGCAGGCCGTCGCGCTGCGCGGCGCGCTCGTGAACAAGAGCCACCTGATGACGGGCCTGCTCGCGGGCGGGGGCGCGGCGGTCGTCACCGGGGCGGTGCTCTTCCTGGTGTCGTCGCCCGCGAAGGCGCCGCCGGCCGTCACGCTGGGAGTCGCGGCGGACGGGACAGGCGCCCAGGCGAACATCTCCGGGTCGTTCTGA
- a CDS encoding SDR family NAD(P)-dependent oxidoreductase — protein MDRFWKKKVIVITGASSGIGRATALLLAKKGAHVVLAARGEDPLEELAAECEAHGVQALGVPTDVADAASVRRLAEAAVHAFGHFDGWVNNAGVYMLGGLEETPDEAFRQLMEINFFGTVSGSRAALGQFRRQGYGTLVNVSSTFGTVPAPYLSAYVASKFAVRGFSASLRQELLGSGIDVCTVMPAAIDTPLWRHTANYTGWRIRPVEPVHTPERVARTLLRVLRHPEHETMVGPAGKSFAAMHGLFPRSSEHLMRAGTDTRHFRDARQGPTPGNVFQPMVEGGSVSGGYHGTGKQWLRRLLLAGGVAAAALSLRRRAADRRLGARLTHALGG, from the coding sequence ATGGATCGCTTCTGGAAGAAGAAGGTCATCGTCATCACGGGTGCATCGAGCGGCATCGGCCGGGCCACGGCGCTGCTGCTGGCGAAGAAGGGGGCCCACGTGGTGCTCGCCGCGCGCGGGGAGGACCCCCTGGAAGAGCTGGCGGCCGAGTGCGAGGCCCACGGCGTCCAGGCGCTGGGCGTGCCCACCGACGTGGCGGACGCCGCGTCCGTGCGGAGGCTGGCGGAGGCCGCGGTGCACGCCTTCGGCCACTTCGACGGCTGGGTGAACAACGCGGGGGTCTACATGCTGGGCGGCCTGGAAGAGACGCCCGACGAGGCCTTCCGGCAGCTGATGGAGATCAACTTCTTCGGCACGGTGAGCGGCTCGCGCGCGGCGCTGGGGCAGTTCCGCCGGCAGGGGTACGGGACGCTGGTCAATGTGTCCTCCACCTTCGGCACCGTGCCCGCGCCGTACCTCAGCGCCTACGTGGCCTCCAAGTTCGCCGTGCGTGGCTTCTCCGCGTCGCTGCGCCAGGAGCTGCTGGGCAGCGGCATCGACGTGTGCACGGTGATGCCGGCCGCCATCGACACGCCCCTGTGGCGCCACACCGCCAACTACACCGGCTGGCGCATCCGCCCGGTGGAGCCCGTCCATACGCCGGAGCGCGTGGCCCGCACCCTCCTGCGCGTCCTTCGCCACCCCGAACACGAGACGATGGTCGGCCCCGCGGGGAAGAGCTTCGCGGCGATGCACGGCTTGTTCCCCCGCTCCTCCGAGCACCTCATGCGAGCCGGCACGGACACGCGGCACTTCCGCGACGCGAGGCAGGGCCCCACCCCCGGCAACGTCTTCCAGCCCATGGTGGAGGGGGGCTCGGTGTCGGGCGGTTACCACGGCACGGGAAAACAATGGCTGCGCCGTCTGTTGCTGGCGGGCGGCGTGGCCGCCGCGGCGCTGTCGCTGCGCCGCCGTGCGGCCGACCGCCGCCTGGGAGCCCGGCTGACCCACGCCTTGGGGGGGTGA
- a CDS encoding diacylglycerol/lipid kinase family protein, whose translation MNIAVLVNLRARKGTEGMGGLVRDLLPRARVALTRSLEEAREWVDQLRHDPPSLLLAGGGDGTITGLLNELRSQGVALPAIGVLPLGTGNAWARVTGAPRPHVALKQIAAYGERLPPLRPFSLVRVEGRVAPFAGTGWDAEMIQDFKNQLAAAGPLKKAQSGLRGYLGAMFTRTVPRHLFGEGNPNVSVYNTGASALTLDATGAVRPMPNGAQGSLLYQGPAGVAGAATTPEWGFGFKAFPFAQAVPHRLSVRVYGAGVMEATRNMFRLWRGEHPMPRMHDFFVERVRMDFDRDVPFQMGGDVLGMRRSLEFDLAEENVQLVDWRRLGRLVAV comes from the coding sequence ATGAACATCGCCGTCCTCGTCAATCTGCGCGCACGTAAAGGGACCGAGGGGATGGGGGGGCTCGTCCGAGACCTGCTCCCCCGGGCCCGGGTGGCCCTCACCCGTTCCCTGGAGGAAGCCCGGGAGTGGGTGGACCAGCTGCGGCACGACCCGCCCAGCCTGCTGCTCGCGGGCGGGGGGGACGGCACCATCACGGGCCTGCTCAACGAGCTGCGCTCCCAGGGCGTGGCGCTGCCGGCCATCGGGGTGCTGCCGCTGGGCACGGGCAACGCCTGGGCCCGCGTCACCGGCGCGCCCCGGCCGCACGTGGCGCTGAAGCAGATCGCCGCGTATGGCGAGCGCCTGCCTCCCCTGCGTCCCTTCTCGCTGGTGCGGGTGGAGGGCCGGGTGGCGCCCTTCGCGGGCACGGGCTGGGACGCGGAGATGATCCAGGACTTCAAGAACCAGCTGGCCGCCGCCGGGCCGCTGAAGAAGGCGCAGTCGGGCCTGCGCGGCTACCTGGGCGCCATGTTCACGCGCACGGTGCCGCGCCACCTGTTCGGCGAGGGCAACCCGAACGTGTCCGTCTACAACACGGGGGCCTCCGCGCTGACCCTGGACGCGACGGGCGCGGTGAGGCCGATGCCCAACGGGGCGCAAGGGTCGCTCCTGTATCAGGGCCCCGCGGGCGTGGCGGGCGCGGCCACCACGCCGGAGTGGGGGTTCGGCTTCAAGGCCTTCCCCTTCGCGCAGGCGGTGCCGCACCGGCTGTCGGTGCGCGTGTACGGCGCCGGCGTGATGGAGGCCACGCGCAACATGTTCCGCCTGTGGCGCGGCGAGCACCCCATGCCCCGCATGCACGACTTCTTCGTGGAGCGCGTGCGCATGGACTTCGACCGCGACGTGCCCTTCCAGATGGGCGGCGACGTGCTGGGCATGCGCCGCTCGCTGGAGTTCGACCTGGCGGAGGAGAACGTCCAGCTGGTCGACTGGCGCCGCCTGGGCCGGCTCGTCGCCGTCTGA
- a CDS encoding NUDIX hydrolase, producing MSHTYEYPRPAVTVDCVVFGLDEEDLKVLLIQRGVEPYQGRWALPGGFVRMEESLEDAARRELEEEAGLRTSHLEQLYTFGAPERDPRGRVITVAYFALVKLSAHHLQASTDAREAAWFSVWDTPKLAFDHAEVLATALQRLKGKVRYQPIGFELLPPKFTLSQLQRLYETVLERELDKRNFRKKILAMDLLEELDEVEQDVSHRAARLYRFDHKKYKQLEKAGFNFEL from the coding sequence ATGAGCCACACCTATGAGTATCCGCGCCCGGCGGTGACGGTGGACTGCGTCGTCTTCGGGTTGGATGAGGAGGACCTCAAGGTGCTGCTCATCCAGCGCGGGGTGGAGCCCTATCAAGGCCGGTGGGCGCTGCCCGGCGGCTTCGTGCGCATGGAGGAGTCACTGGAGGACGCCGCCCGCCGCGAGCTGGAGGAGGAGGCGGGCCTGCGCACCAGCCACCTGGAGCAGCTCTACACGTTCGGCGCGCCGGAGCGCGACCCCCGGGGCCGCGTCATCACCGTGGCGTACTTCGCGCTGGTGAAGCTGTCCGCCCATCACCTCCAGGCCTCCACCGACGCGCGCGAGGCGGCGTGGTTCTCCGTCTGGGACACGCCCAAGCTCGCGTTCGACCACGCGGAGGTGCTGGCCACCGCGCTGCAACGGCTCAAGGGCAAGGTGCGCTACCAGCCCATCGGGTTCGAGCTGCTGCCGCCCAAGTTCACCCTGTCGCAGCTCCAGCGGCTGTACGAGACGGTGCTGGAGCGCGAGCTCGACAAGCGCAACTTCCGCAAGAAGATCCTCGCCATGGACCTGCTGGAGGAGCTGGACGAGGTGGAGCAGGACGTCTCCCACCGCGCCGCCCGCCTCTACCGGTTCGACCACAAGAAGTACAAACAGCTCGAGAAGGCCGGCTTCAACTTCGAGCTCTAA
- a CDS encoding protein phosphatase 2C domain-containing protein — MSTLPFDVAVGSVQGREHARSGRNNQDAACVRASEHGLVLVVADGCGSQPCSELGAQLGVRRLAQAAQARLARGEAVEGDGFLPGLREDLLGLMDGLASALGREVLGDLLFTVVGAVVTPVHTRIFSSGDGVWMLNGEVHALGPFPGNAPPYLAYALLRGEDVPLVSRALVPTGDVQALMLGTDGVGDLLGLARARLPERDEAVGPLSRFWTEDRYFTNPDAVRRRLAQLNRESVRADFAERRLSRTPGLLTDDTTLVVLRRRMGRA, encoded by the coding sequence ATGTCCACGCTGCCCTTCGATGTCGCGGTGGGTTCGGTGCAGGGCCGGGAGCATGCGCGCTCGGGGCGGAACAACCAGGACGCCGCCTGCGTCCGGGCGAGCGAGCACGGGCTGGTGCTGGTGGTGGCGGATGGGTGTGGCAGCCAGCCGTGCAGCGAGTTGGGGGCGCAGCTGGGCGTGCGGCGGTTGGCGCAGGCGGCGCAGGCGCGGCTCGCGCGAGGGGAGGCGGTGGAGGGGGACGGCTTCCTTCCGGGGCTGCGGGAGGACCTGCTGGGGCTGATGGACGGCCTGGCCTCCGCGCTGGGCCGGGAGGTGTTGGGGGACCTGTTGTTCACCGTCGTGGGGGCGGTGGTGACGCCCGTGCATACGCGCATCTTCTCGTCGGGGGACGGGGTGTGGATGCTCAACGGCGAGGTGCACGCGCTGGGGCCGTTCCCGGGCAACGCGCCGCCGTACCTCGCGTATGCGCTGCTGCGCGGGGAGGACGTGCCGCTGGTGTCCCGGGCGCTGGTGCCCACTGGTGACGTGCAGGCCTTGATGCTGGGCACGGACGGGGTGGGGGACCTGCTGGGGCTCGCTCGGGCGCGGCTGCCCGAGCGGGACGAAGCGGTGGGCCCGCTGTCGCGCTTCTGGACGGAGGACCGCTACTTCACGAACCCGGACGCGGTGCGACGGCGGCTGGCGCAGCTCAACCGCGAGTCGGTGCGCGCGGACTTCGCGGAGCGGCGGCTGTCGCGCACGCCGGGGCTGCTGACGGACGACACCACCCTGGTGGTGCTGCGCCGGCGGATGGGGAGGGCGTGA
- a CDS encoding cysteine hydrolase family protein encodes MTKTTAKQLPLPGFYDSHHAAEYGYGPNAGKLQREAGAWKAAQGVKAAATDRFNLHLLLIDVQKDFCFPDGSLYVAGRSGRGAIDDNRRIAEFIYRNLGTLTNVTATLDTHFAYQIFFPSFWVDQDDQPLQPYREVTREQLERGQARPNPAVAKWLCGGNYPWLLKQVKYYCEELERAGKYTLYLWPPHCLLGSDGHALAGVVQEARLFHSFARGVQSWAEVKGGNPLTENYSVLRPEVLMRHDGQPLAQRNTQFLKTLLTSDAVVIGGQAASHCVKSSIDDLLGEIVAQDAALARKVYLLTDCMSSVTVPDGKGGFAADFTPQADAALKRFADAGMHLVKSTDPLASWPDLHLA; translated from the coding sequence ATGACGAAGACGACCGCGAAGCAATTGCCGCTGCCCGGGTTCTACGATTCCCACCACGCCGCCGAGTACGGCTACGGGCCGAACGCCGGGAAGCTCCAGCGCGAGGCCGGGGCGTGGAAGGCGGCGCAGGGCGTGAAGGCGGCGGCCACGGACCGCTTCAACCTGCACCTGCTGCTCATCGACGTGCAGAAGGACTTCTGCTTCCCGGATGGCTCGCTGTACGTGGCGGGGCGCAGCGGCCGGGGCGCCATCGACGACAACCGCCGCATCGCGGAGTTCATCTACCGGAACCTGGGGACGCTGACGAACGTCACCGCGACGCTGGACACCCACTTCGCCTACCAGATCTTCTTCCCGTCCTTCTGGGTGGACCAGGACGACCAGCCGCTCCAGCCGTACCGCGAGGTGACGCGCGAGCAGCTCGAGCGCGGGCAGGCGCGGCCGAACCCGGCGGTGGCGAAGTGGCTGTGCGGCGGCAACTACCCGTGGCTGCTCAAGCAGGTGAAGTACTACTGCGAGGAGCTGGAGCGGGCGGGGAAGTACACGCTTTACCTGTGGCCGCCGCACTGCTTGCTGGGCAGTGACGGGCACGCGCTGGCGGGCGTGGTGCAGGAGGCGCGGCTGTTCCACTCGTTCGCGCGCGGCGTGCAGTCGTGGGCGGAGGTGAAGGGCGGCAACCCGCTGACGGAGAACTACTCGGTGCTGCGGCCGGAGGTGCTGATGCGGCATGACGGCCAGCCGCTCGCGCAGCGCAACACGCAGTTCCTGAAGACGCTGCTCACGTCGGACGCGGTGGTGATTGGCGGGCAGGCCGCCAGCCACTGCGTGAAGAGCTCCATCGACGACCTGCTGGGGGAGATCGTCGCGCAGGACGCGGCGCTGGCGCGCAAGGTGTACCTGCTGACGGACTGCATGTCGTCCGTGACGGTGCCGGACGGCAAGGGCGGCTTCGCGGCGGACTTCACGCCGCAGGCGGACGCGGCGCTCAAGCGCTTCGCGGACGCGGGCATGCACCTGGTGAAGTCCACGGACCCGCTGGCGAGCTGGCCCGACCTGCATCTGGCGTGA